One window of the Archangium primigenium genome contains the following:
- a CDS encoding lytic transglycosylase domain-containing protein, translating into MAAPPAPRRRGEGVFRLLHALGAGCGTLPLVAGVALVLSARAVPLLAAPEAVRLAEPTRFEGASPDATLIDAVLAKRAPELGLTLRRQIVQAIAEEAGKAGYDPLLILALIDVESDFAEEAISEKGARGLMQIKPSTLHFLAEKEGLRLSREEVAADPSLGVRLGIRYLRALNDRFGDLELALMAYNAGPTRIWQAKKAGELDTFRRYPRLVRREFKRFREGEGLGGDWALAQREGLENVPEQKTP; encoded by the coding sequence ATGGCCGCCCCCCCTGCTCCGAGGAGAAGGGGAGAGGGGGTATTCCGGCTCCTGCACGCGCTGGGGGCCGGATGCGGCACGCTTCCATTGGTGGCGGGCGTGGCCCTGGTGTTGTCCGCCCGGGCCGTTCCGCTGCTCGCGGCCCCCGAGGCCGTGCGGCTCGCCGAGCCCACCCGCTTCGAAGGAGCGTCTCCCGACGCGACGCTCATCGACGCGGTGCTGGCCAAGCGGGCCCCCGAACTGGGTCTGACGCTGCGGCGGCAGATCGTTCAGGCCATCGCCGAGGAGGCGGGGAAGGCGGGCTATGATCCGCTGCTCATCCTCGCCCTCATCGACGTGGAGTCGGACTTCGCGGAGGAGGCCATCTCCGAGAAGGGCGCGCGGGGGCTGATGCAGATCAAGCCCAGCACGCTGCACTTCCTGGCGGAGAAGGAAGGCCTGCGCCTGTCCCGCGAGGAGGTGGCCGCGGACCCCTCCCTGGGGGTGCGCCTGGGCATCCGCTACCTGCGGGCGCTCAATGATCGCTTCGGCGATCTGGAATTGGCGCTCATGGCCTACAACGCGGGCCCCACCCGCATCTGGCAGGCGAAGAAGGCGGGGGAATTGGACACCTTCCGCCGCTACCCCCGTCTGGTCCGGCGCGAGTTCAAGCGCTTCCGGGAAGGCGAGGGGTTGGGTGGAGATTGGGCCCTGGCGCAACGCGAGGGCCTGGAGAACGTGCCCGAGCAGAAGACGCCCTGA
- a CDS encoding social motility and stimulation tgl protein gives MFSIDERFRGLPASREQVLVLHQSINSPHLAIPSKPAGPAQAFVLGLRGAGGFAVFIYLFLSEARDCAIYAPGRRGTRLEDYQQDEAEALGFVESMGFMMDNTNFQALPGAQQDELLKTLPLFYKDPKLVPGAAKTRAEGKRTASTNLGRLLASF, from the coding sequence GTGTTCTCCATCGACGAGCGATTCCGAGGCCTGCCCGCCAGCCGGGAGCAGGTGTTGGTGCTGCACCAGTCCATCAACTCCCCGCACCTGGCCATCCCCTCCAAGCCGGCGGGGCCCGCGCAGGCGTTCGTGCTGGGTCTGCGCGGCGCGGGCGGCTTCGCGGTCTTCATCTACCTGTTCCTCTCCGAGGCCCGGGACTGCGCCATCTACGCGCCGGGCCGGCGGGGCACGCGCCTGGAGGACTACCAGCAGGACGAGGCCGAGGCGCTCGGCTTCGTGGAGTCCATGGGCTTCATGATGGACAACACGAACTTCCAGGCCCTGCCTGGAGCCCAGCAGGATGAGTTGTTGAAGACCTTGCCCCTCTTCTACAAGGATCCCAAGCTGGTGCCGGGTGCCGCGAAGACCCGTGCCGAGGGCAAGCGAACCGCCTCGACGAATCTGGGCCGCCTGCTGGCCTCCTTTTGA
- the tgl gene encoding social motility TPR repeat lipoprotein Tgl, translated as MSRCSSIVWLVVLLGLGCKHVPTEKERESAEIHYELALQAQKMGHVQEAYKELQKALELNPDYPEAHNVVAILLHLAFNRPEEAIPHYQKALELRPSFSEAKTNLGNVYLSQSRYDEAIKLYEEALNDMLYVTPYIAQGNLGWAQYKKGETTLGVQNIKAAVTTNPQFCLGYRNLGSIYEETGEVSEACRYLARYREACPDVADAHLREGACLARQGKVEEARKSFTTCEEKATTGPMKEDCHRLLEAL; from the coding sequence ATGTCGCGTTGTTCATCCATCGTCTGGCTCGTGGTGCTCCTGGGCCTGGGCTGCAAGCACGTCCCCACCGAGAAGGAGCGGGAGAGCGCGGAGATCCACTACGAGCTGGCCCTGCAGGCCCAGAAGATGGGCCACGTGCAGGAGGCCTACAAGGAACTGCAGAAGGCGCTGGAGCTCAACCCGGACTACCCGGAGGCGCACAACGTCGTCGCCATCCTCCTGCACCTGGCCTTCAACCGGCCGGAGGAGGCCATTCCGCACTACCAGAAGGCGCTGGAGCTGCGGCCGAGCTTCTCCGAGGCCAAGACGAACCTGGGCAACGTGTACCTGTCCCAGTCGCGCTACGACGAGGCCATCAAGCTGTACGAGGAGGCCCTCAACGACATGCTCTACGTCACGCCCTACATCGCCCAGGGCAACCTGGGGTGGGCGCAGTACAAGAAGGGCGAGACGACGCTGGGGGTGCAGAACATCAAGGCGGCGGTGACGACCAACCCGCAGTTCTGCCTCGGCTACCGCAACCTGGGCTCCATCTACGAGGAGACGGGTGAGGTTTCCGAGGCGTGCCGCTACCTGGCCCGCTATCGTGAGGCCTGCCCGGACGTGGCGGATGCCCACCTGCGCGAGGGCGCCTGCCTGGCCAGGCAGGGCAAGGTGGAGGAGGCGCGCAAGAGCTTCACCACCTGCGAAGAGAAGGCCACGACCGGCCCCATGAAGGAAGATTGCCACCGGCTGCTCGAGGCCTTGTAA
- a CDS encoding helix-turn-helix domain-containing protein produces MDHVEFGKYLSQQRELRGMSRDEVSRVTKISPSLLAALEEGQVERLPERVFVINYIRSYATVIGLAPEEAVLRYDEVSKATPELSPVALERERRRRAWLVLVVLLVLLAGVGAYVALVLSGKLPRPLPG; encoded by the coding sequence GTGGACCACGTCGAATTCGGCAAATACCTGTCCCAGCAACGCGAGCTGCGCGGCATGTCACGCGACGAGGTGTCGCGCGTGACGAAGATCTCCCCGAGCCTGCTCGCCGCCCTCGAGGAAGGGCAGGTGGAGCGGCTGCCCGAGCGCGTCTTCGTCATCAACTACATCCGCTCCTACGCGACGGTCATCGGCCTGGCGCCCGAGGAAGCCGTGCTGCGCTACGACGAGGTCAGCAAGGCCACCCCCGAGCTGAGCCCCGTGGCCCTGGAGCGCGAGCGGCGGCGGCGCGCCTGGCTGGTGCTCGTCGTGCTGCTGGTGCTGCTGGCGGGCGTGGGAGCGTACGTGGCGCTCGTGCTCAGCGGGAAGTTGCCCCGGCCCCTCCCGGGTTGA
- the recO gene encoding DNA repair protein RecO gives MERFTDEALVLSTVDYGEADRLVTLLTREHGKLTAFAAGARKSKRRFAGALEPYMRLRVHLVETRGATVRLDSVDIVAGYYGAREDLALIARALYAVELCRELTRDHEPHPELFELLEVYLQKLDAREAGPTSLLAFELSALAHAGLMPRFDSCALCGGMLGPQPRFDQAHGGAVCELCAVRARDAVAVPPELLSGLRALQEGERTPLPAELRARARGLLNVFIAHHIGRRLKSVDFMAQVGLD, from the coding sequence ATGGAGCGCTTCACTGACGAGGCCCTGGTCCTCTCCACTGTCGACTACGGGGAAGCCGATCGGCTGGTGACGCTCCTCACGCGCGAGCACGGCAAGCTGACGGCCTTCGCCGCGGGGGCGCGCAAGAGCAAGCGGCGCTTCGCCGGCGCGCTGGAGCCCTACATGCGGCTGCGCGTGCACCTGGTGGAGACGCGCGGGGCCACGGTGCGGCTGGACTCGGTCGATATCGTCGCGGGCTACTACGGCGCGCGCGAGGACCTGGCCCTCATCGCCCGGGCGCTCTACGCGGTGGAGCTGTGCCGCGAGCTGACGCGCGACCACGAGCCCCATCCGGAGTTGTTCGAGCTGCTCGAGGTCTACCTCCAGAAGCTCGACGCACGAGAGGCGGGCCCCACGTCGCTGCTGGCCTTCGAGCTGTCGGCGCTGGCGCACGCGGGCCTCATGCCCCGCTTCGACTCGTGCGCGCTGTGCGGCGGCATGCTCGGCCCCCAGCCCCGGTTCGATCAGGCCCATGGCGGCGCGGTGTGCGAGCTGTGCGCCGTCCGGGCCCGGGACGCGGTGGCGGTGCCGCCCGAGCTGTTGTCCGGACTCAGGGCTCTCCAGGAAGGCGAGCGCACGCCGCTGCCCGCGGAGCTCCGGGCCCGGGCCCGCGGCCTGCTCAACGTCTTCATCGCCCACCACATCGGCCGCCGGCTCAAGAGCGTGGACTTCATGGCCCAGGTGGGATTGGACTGA
- a CDS encoding carbohydrate kinase family protein — protein sequence MDVVCVGECLVDFLPQRAGQRVRDVTAWVPGIGGSLANIAVGVARLGGRSACVGVVGADEFGHLLRERLAAEGVDVGHLRQTEEGRTGLVFISLDDRGERSFCYFRTQAAEFLLDARDVDLDFLARAGIVHLGTNSLHLAPARAAALRIVEATRAAGRIVSCDPNLRLHAWKDPEVLRELLGRLLPLCTVVKLSEEELAFATGETRPEAALRALRARGVLLPVVTLGEAGAVLLWRDEFLRVEAPRVRVVDTTGAGDGFTSALLRGLSRRYPDVAALAAASGEDLRELARFACAVGSRVVEHLGAVAGLPSAEDMRPVLPGWLR from the coding sequence ATGGACGTGGTGTGCGTGGGCGAGTGTCTGGTGGATTTCCTGCCGCAGCGGGCCGGCCAGCGCGTCCGGGACGTGACGGCCTGGGTGCCGGGCATCGGCGGTTCGCTGGCCAACATCGCCGTGGGCGTGGCCCGTTTGGGCGGCCGCTCGGCCTGTGTGGGCGTGGTGGGCGCGGACGAGTTCGGCCACTTGCTGCGCGAGCGGCTCGCCGCCGAGGGCGTGGACGTGGGCCACCTGCGCCAGACGGAGGAGGGCCGCACGGGCCTCGTGTTCATCTCGCTGGATGACCGGGGCGAGCGCAGCTTCTGCTACTTCCGCACCCAGGCGGCCGAGTTCCTCCTGGACGCACGGGACGTGGACCTCGACTTCCTCGCGCGCGCGGGCATCGTGCACCTGGGCACCAACTCGCTGCACCTGGCCCCGGCCCGCGCGGCGGCGCTGCGCATCGTGGAGGCCACGCGGGCGGCGGGGCGCATCGTGAGTTGCGATCCCAACCTCCGGCTCCATGCCTGGAAGGATCCCGAGGTCCTCCGCGAGCTGCTCGGGCGGCTGTTGCCCCTGTGCACCGTGGTGAAGCTCTCCGAGGAGGAGCTGGCCTTCGCCACGGGCGAGACCCGGCCGGAGGCGGCCCTGCGGGCGCTCCGGGCGCGGGGGGTGCTGCTGCCGGTGGTGACCCTGGGCGAGGCGGGCGCCGTCCTGCTCTGGCGGGACGAATTCCTCCGGGTGGAGGCCCCCCGGGTTCGGGTGGTGGACACCACCGGGGCGGGGGATGGCTTCACCTCGGCGCTGCTGCGGGGGCTGTCGCGGCGCTACCCCGACGTGGCGGCGCTGGCGGCGGCCTCCGGGGAGGACCTGCGCGAGCTGGCCCGGTTCGCGTGCGCGGTGGGCTCCCGGGTGGTGGAGCACCTGGGGGCGGTGGCGGGGCTGCCCTCGGCGGAGGACATGCGCCCCGTGCTGCCCGGGTGGCTGCGCTGA
- the glyQ gene encoding glycine--tRNA ligase subunit alpha translates to MYFQDLILTLQNHWAKQGCIITQPYDLEVGAGTMHPSTFLRALGPEPWNVAYVQPSRRPADGRFGENPNRLFQHHQFQVILKPAPKNVQQLYLDSLRAIGMDPLDHDIRFVEDDWESPTLGAWGLGWEVWCDGMEVTQFTYFQQCGGFECRPVAAELTYGLERMTMYLQNVENVYDIEWVKGVKYREVFHANEVEMSRYALQESDAQMLFALFDSYEKECKRLIERELPLPAYDYALKCSHAFNLLDARGAISVTERANFIKRVRDNARLCAEGYLKMREKLGYPLLKTPWTVGEQPPVLEGKPASDYWKTVTFNKPEQAEQEVSRGK, encoded by the coding sequence ATGTACTTCCAGGATCTGATTCTCACGCTCCAGAACCATTGGGCCAAGCAAGGGTGCATCATCACCCAGCCCTATGATCTCGAGGTGGGCGCGGGCACCATGCACCCGTCCACCTTCCTCCGCGCCCTGGGTCCCGAGCCCTGGAACGTGGCGTACGTGCAGCCCTCGCGGCGTCCCGCCGACGGCCGCTTCGGCGAGAACCCCAACCGCCTGTTCCAGCACCACCAGTTCCAGGTCATCCTCAAGCCGGCGCCCAAGAACGTCCAGCAGCTCTACCTGGACTCGCTGCGCGCCATCGGCATGGATCCGCTCGACCACGACATCCGCTTCGTGGAGGACGACTGGGAGTCGCCCACGCTGGGCGCCTGGGGTCTGGGCTGGGAGGTGTGGTGTGACGGCATGGAGGTCACCCAGTTCACCTACTTCCAGCAGTGCGGCGGCTTCGAGTGTCGGCCCGTGGCGGCGGAGCTGACGTACGGCCTCGAGCGCATGACCATGTACCTGCAGAATGTCGAGAACGTCTACGACATCGAGTGGGTCAAGGGCGTGAAGTACCGCGAGGTGTTCCACGCGAACGAGGTGGAGATGAGCCGCTACGCGCTCCAGGAGTCGGACGCGCAGATGCTCTTCGCCCTGTTCGACTCCTACGAGAAGGAGTGCAAGCGCCTCATCGAGCGTGAGCTGCCGCTGCCCGCCTACGACTACGCGCTCAAGTGCTCGCACGCGTTCAACCTGCTGGATGCGCGCGGCGCCATCTCGGTGACCGAGCGCGCCAACTTCATCAAGCGCGTGCGCGACAACGCGCGCCTGTGCGCCGAGGGCTACCTCAAGATGCGCGAGAAGCTGGGCTACCCGCTGCTCAAGACGCCCTGGACGGTGGGCGAGCAGCCCCCGGTGCTCGAGGGCAAGCCGGCCAGCGACTACTGGAAGACGGTGACGTTCAACAAGCCCGAGCAGGCCGAGCAGGAGGTGTCCCGTGGCAAGTGA
- the glyS gene encoding glycine--tRNA ligase subunit beta → MASDLLLEIGAEEIPASFVLPALEDLKRVITERAAEARLKHGEVRVYGTPRRLAVWVKDVAPRGEDITREVQGPSAKAGFDKDGKPTKAAEKFAESQKVPVEALLRLQTAKGEYLGARVEEKGRAAAELLPDILHAAVHGINFRKTMRWGDVDQAFARPVQWVVALLGGEVLPVVLGDVKSGRTTHGHRFLAPEAITLAQPADYEQALEKAHVVADFAKRRAAVLERVRAAAQQAGGQLMEDDSLVDQVTNLVEQPNPVVGSFDERHLDLPAEVLVQEMKSHQRYFSILDGQGKLMPRFIAVSNTPVRDVKLSLRGYERVLRARLADGRFFFDEDRKTPLESRTGKLARVVWQGQLGSYAEKVERFRALAVKLAGWTGHGALSGTIERAATLAKADLVTGMVGEFPELQGVMGREYARAGGEPEAVALAIFEHYLPRSAEDSLPTQDAGALIGLADRLDTLSGIFAIGKGPSGAADPFALRRACLTTIRIVLDRGYRFSLSQAVDAALEQLAPKLANVKRKAGEPAAREQVLDFFRGRLKALWTEQYRTDVVEAVLAAGFDDLVAAHKRLTALAGIVGQADFVPLAAAFKRVVNIVEKQGKDVSQGDVSAERLTDDAERQLHTAFLQARTRVGERVRADDFSGALKEITGLKPTVDTFFDKVMVMAEDKDLRENRIRLLTGIGTLFNQVADFSKLQSEA, encoded by the coding sequence GTGGCAAGTGATCTGCTGCTGGAGATCGGCGCCGAGGAGATTCCCGCCTCGTTCGTGCTCCCCGCGCTCGAGGACTTGAAGCGCGTCATCACCGAGCGCGCCGCCGAGGCGCGGCTCAAGCACGGCGAGGTGCGCGTGTACGGCACGCCGCGCCGGCTCGCGGTGTGGGTGAAGGACGTCGCGCCCCGGGGCGAGGACATCACCCGCGAGGTGCAGGGCCCGAGCGCCAAGGCGGGCTTCGACAAGGACGGCAAGCCCACCAAGGCGGCCGAGAAGTTCGCCGAGAGCCAGAAGGTGCCGGTGGAGGCGCTCTTGCGCCTGCAGACGGCCAAGGGCGAGTACCTGGGCGCCCGGGTGGAGGAGAAGGGCCGCGCGGCGGCGGAGCTCCTGCCGGACATCCTCCACGCGGCGGTGCACGGCATCAACTTCCGCAAGACCATGCGCTGGGGTGACGTGGATCAGGCCTTCGCGCGGCCCGTGCAGTGGGTGGTGGCGCTGCTCGGCGGCGAGGTGCTGCCCGTGGTGCTCGGCGACGTGAAGAGCGGCCGGACCACCCACGGTCACCGCTTCCTGGCCCCCGAGGCCATCACGCTCGCCCAGCCGGCGGACTACGAGCAGGCGCTGGAGAAGGCCCACGTGGTGGCGGATTTCGCCAAGCGCCGCGCCGCGGTGCTCGAGCGGGTGCGCGCGGCGGCCCAGCAGGCCGGCGGCCAGCTCATGGAGGACGACTCCCTGGTGGATCAGGTGACCAACCTCGTGGAGCAGCCCAACCCCGTGGTGGGCAGCTTCGACGAGCGCCACCTGGACCTGCCCGCGGAGGTGCTGGTGCAGGAGATGAAGAGCCACCAGCGCTACTTCTCCATCCTGGATGGCCAGGGCAAGCTGATGCCGCGCTTCATCGCCGTGTCCAACACGCCGGTGCGCGACGTGAAGCTGTCCCTGCGCGGCTACGAGCGCGTGCTGCGCGCGCGTCTGGCCGACGGCCGCTTCTTCTTCGACGAGGATCGCAAGACGCCGCTCGAGTCGCGCACGGGCAAACTCGCGCGCGTGGTGTGGCAGGGGCAGCTGGGCAGCTACGCGGAGAAGGTGGAGCGCTTCCGCGCGCTGGCGGTGAAGCTGGCGGGGTGGACCGGTCATGGCGCCCTCTCGGGCACCATCGAGCGGGCGGCCACGCTGGCCAAGGCGGACCTCGTCACCGGCATGGTGGGCGAGTTCCCCGAGCTGCAGGGCGTCATGGGCCGGGAGTACGCGCGCGCGGGCGGCGAGCCCGAGGCCGTGGCCCTGGCCATCTTCGAGCACTACCTGCCGCGCTCGGCCGAGGACTCGTTGCCCACCCAGGACGCGGGCGCGCTCATCGGCCTGGCCGACCGGTTGGACACCCTCAGCGGCATCTTCGCCATCGGCAAGGGCCCCAGCGGCGCGGCGGACCCGTTCGCCCTGCGGCGCGCGTGTCTGACCACCATCCGCATCGTGCTGGATCGGGGCTACCGCTTCTCGTTGTCCCAGGCGGTGGACGCGGCGCTCGAGCAGCTCGCGCCCAAGCTCGCCAACGTCAAGCGCAAGGCGGGGGAGCCCGCCGCGCGCGAGCAGGTGCTCGACTTCTTCCGCGGCCGCCTCAAGGCGCTGTGGACGGAGCAGTACCGCACGGACGTGGTGGAGGCGGTGCTCGCGGCCGGCTTCGATGACCTGGTGGCCGCGCACAAGCGCCTCACGGCGCTCGCGGGCATCGTGGGCCAGGCGGACTTCGTGCCCCTGGCGGCGGCCTTCAAGCGCGTGGTGAACATCGTGGAGAAGCAGGGCAAGGACGTCAGCCAGGGCGACGTCTCGGCCGAGCGGCTCACCGACGACGCCGAGCGCCAGCTGCACACGGCCTTCCTCCAGGCGCGCACGCGTGTGGGCGAGCGGGTCCGGGCGGACGACTTCTCCGGCGCGCTCAAGGAGATCACCGGCCTCAAGCCCACCGTGGACACCTTCTTCGACAAGGTGATGGTGATGGCCGAGGACAAGGACCTGCGCGAGAACCGCATCCGGCTGCTGACCGGCATCGGCACGCTGTTCAACCAGGTGGCGGACTTCTCGAAGCTCCAGTCCGAGGCCTGA
- a CDS encoding FHA domain-containing protein, producing the protein MIDQNSRPARKVGIADHLWDTYEEMAQQMGSDRDALINQALFMFARLNGFIEVRSSRSEEPVASARPAPAPVAKSSAPVLQPVSGGASAKSAPPPRDDTPVPAPPPPRPSARAEERPGSSNLDNDPARREVAERVLETAAELERLIKGKSNEPREEIDEEPLPDDGDDSGLGLAPEDEPLPDEDEPLPDEDEPPPDDEEPAVGGLLLSMDSADPQTITKERFVIGRGKHCDLVINSGKVSREHAVIVREGDDFFIEDLGSSNGTWFNKQRIKRRKVEDGDEYFVCSERVRLTYV; encoded by the coding sequence ATGATCGACCAGAATTCCCGCCCCGCTCGCAAGGTCGGCATCGCCGACCACCTGTGGGACACGTACGAAGAGATGGCCCAGCAGATGGGCTCGGATCGTGACGCGCTCATCAATCAGGCGCTGTTCATGTTCGCGCGGCTCAACGGCTTCATCGAGGTCCGCTCGTCGCGGTCCGAGGAGCCGGTGGCCTCCGCGCGTCCGGCCCCGGCCCCCGTCGCCAAGTCCTCGGCCCCCGTGCTGCAGCCGGTGAGCGGCGGGGCGTCCGCCAAGTCCGCGCCGCCGCCCCGGGATGACACCCCGGTGCCCGCGCCGCCTCCGCCCCGGCCCTCGGCGCGCGCCGAGGAGCGGCCCGGCTCGAGCAACCTGGACAACGACCCGGCCCGCCGGGAAGTGGCCGAGCGCGTGCTGGAGACGGCCGCCGAGCTCGAGCGCCTCATCAAGGGCAAGAGCAACGAGCCGCGCGAGGAGATCGACGAGGAGCCCCTGCCGGATGACGGGGACGACTCCGGCCTGGGCCTGGCGCCCGAGGACGAGCCGCTGCCGGACGAGGACGAGCCGCTGCCGGACGAGGACGAGCCGCCGCCCGACGACGAGGAGCCCGCGGTGGGGGGCCTCCTGCTGTCCATGGACAGCGCGGACCCGCAGACCATCACCAAGGAGCGCTTCGTCATCGGGCGCGGCAAGCACTGCGACCTGGTCATCAACTCGGGCAAGGTGTCGCGCGAGCACGCCGTCATCGTCCGCGAGGGCGACGACTTCTTCATCGAGGACCTGGGCTCCTCCAACGGCACCTGGTTCAACAAGCAGCGCATCAAGCGCCGCAAGGTCGAGGACGGCGACGAGTATTTCGTCTGCAGCGAGCGCGTCCGCCTGACCTACGTCTGA
- a CDS encoding A24 family peptidase, protein MTSSHIALWCVLGVALVISVATDVVRRQILDIVTYPLMGVALGVRWWNEGVGDLETGLVSGGVSGLGLALLLLPGALRGRMGWGDVKLMGGVGAVLGFPAVMAAAAFISLVGALQAVVTLLWHGAVWETLGATLRRWAVRVRLMHEDAAGAPRRHIPYGVAIALGTFWAMWWQHDRLG, encoded by the coding sequence ATGACTTCCTCTCACATCGCGCTCTGGTGCGTCCTGGGCGTGGCGCTGGTGATCTCGGTGGCCACGGACGTGGTGCGCCGGCAGATCCTGGACATCGTCACCTATCCCTTGATGGGGGTGGCGCTGGGCGTGCGCTGGTGGAACGAGGGCGTGGGCGACCTGGAGACGGGGCTGGTGAGCGGGGGGGTGTCGGGGCTCGGGCTGGCGCTGCTGCTGCTGCCCGGGGCCCTGCGGGGTCGGATGGGGTGGGGTGACGTGAAGTTGATGGGCGGCGTGGGCGCGGTGCTGGGCTTTCCGGCGGTGATGGCGGCCGCGGCGTTCATCTCGCTGGTGGGCGCGCTGCAGGCGGTGGTGACGCTGCTGTGGCATGGCGCCGTCTGGGAGACCCTGGGCGCCACCTTGCGGCGTTGGGCCGTGCGGGTGCGGCTGATGCACGAGGACGCGGCGGGTGCGCCGCGCCGGCACATCCCCTATGGCGTGGCGATCGCGCTGGGAACTTTCTGGGCCATGTGGTGGCAGCACGACAGATTGGGGTAG
- a CDS encoding type II and III secretion system protein family protein yields MLGRFTQAAALGALLTVVAASSAQAQDSTSINLGVGTQKVLTVPGLTRMSLGDQSVAEVRSLGGSQILVMGNAEGKTSLLVWKSSGQRVTYLITVRKQDPNEVISEIKRLLGEIEGVTVRQVGDRIYLDGQAYTSADAERIDQVVSLYPNVKSFVKVAPNAKKLVAQNLTAAYQKAGLRNVQVNVVGSTIFLEGSVESQQDLQKAELITKAVGEKVESLLVVGIKRMILSEVQFVEIRRNGRDRYGIKYPTDISGNVAATTTINQSLFPSPFGTGTGALSITGGAEYAIGFQANDGYGRLLAQPKLVCASGEKAEFLAGGEVPIPLITQSQFTVEYKPYGVILNLRPTADRNGNIQTEIEAEASEIDTSVAVSIGGSAAIPGFRTRKVKTNVTVRHGETIVLSGVFSHDEQKAVSKIPGLGHIPVIGELFKNRAFDSTKRELVIFVTPRIVNPDSDKIRTIIEDVKSRYKQARSEVNFNIFD; encoded by the coding sequence ATGCTTGGACGCTTCACCCAGGCCGCCGCGCTTGGCGCCCTGCTGACGGTGGTGGCCGCGAGTAGCGCTCAGGCCCAGGACAGCACCTCCATCAACCTGGGCGTGGGCACGCAGAAGGTGCTCACCGTTCCCGGCCTCACGCGCATGTCGCTGGGCGATCAGTCCGTCGCCGAGGTGCGCTCGCTGGGCGGCAGTCAAATCCTCGTGATGGGCAACGCCGAGGGCAAGACGTCGCTGCTCGTCTGGAAGAGCTCCGGCCAGCGCGTCACCTACCTCATCACCGTGCGCAAGCAGGACCCCAACGAGGTCATCTCCGAGATCAAGCGCCTGCTCGGCGAGATCGAGGGCGTCACCGTGCGCCAGGTGGGTGACCGCATCTACCTGGACGGTCAGGCCTATACCTCCGCGGACGCCGAGCGCATCGATCAGGTGGTGTCGCTCTACCCGAACGTGAAGAGCTTCGTGAAGGTGGCGCCCAACGCCAAGAAGCTCGTGGCGCAGAACCTCACGGCGGCCTACCAGAAGGCGGGCCTGCGCAACGTGCAGGTCAACGTGGTGGGCTCCACCATCTTCCTGGAGGGCTCGGTGGAGAGCCAGCAGGACCTGCAGAAGGCCGAGCTCATCACCAAGGCGGTGGGCGAGAAGGTGGAGAGCCTGCTCGTGGTCGGCATCAAGCGGATGATCCTCTCCGAGGTGCAGTTCGTGGAGATCCGCCGCAATGGCCGCGACCGCTACGGCATCAAGTACCCCACGGACATCAGCGGCAACGTGGCGGCCACCACCACCATCAACCAGAGCCTGTTCCCCAGCCCCTTCGGCACGGGCACCGGCGCCCTGTCCATCACCGGCGGCGCCGAGTACGCCATCGGCTTCCAGGCCAATGACGGCTACGGCCGCCTGTTGGCCCAGCCCAAGCTCGTGTGCGCGAGCGGCGAGAAGGCCGAGTTCCTCGCGGGCGGTGAGGTGCCCATCCCCCTCATCACCCAGAGCCAGTTCACCGTGGAGTACAAGCCCTACGGCGTCATCCTCAACCTGCGCCCCACCGCGGACCGCAACGGCAACATCCAGACGGAGATCGAGGCCGAGGCGAGCGAGATCGACACCTCGGTGGCCGTGTCCATCGGTGGCTCGGCGGCCATCCCCGGCTTCCGCACCCGCAAGGTGAAGACGAACGTCACCGTGCGCCACGGCGAGACCATCGTCCTGTCCGGCGTGTTCAGCCACGACGAGCAGAAGGCCGTGTCCAAGATTCCCGGCCTGGGTCACATCCCCGTCATCGGCGAGCTGTTCAAGAACCGCGCGTTCGACTCCACCAAGCGCGAGCTGGTCATCTTCGTCACGCCCCGCATCGTGAACCCGGACTCGGACAAGATCCGCACCATCATCGAGGACGTGAAGAGCCGCTACAAGCAGGCGCGCTCCGAGGTCAATTTCAACATCTTCGACTGA